The Mesorhizobium loti DNA segment GACGATGGAAGTGTCATATTCCGACATGCCGACTTCGAAGATCGCCGAAATCTTGTAGCCCTTCATACGCGGCGTCGTGCCAATCGGCGTGACGTCGCCATCAGGAGAGATCAGCGTAATGGTGTCGCCGAGCGTCAGGCCGAGATTCTCGGCCATGCGCTTGCCGATGGCGACGCCCTCACCCGAGTCGAAACCGGCGAGCGAACCCTGCTTGATGTTGTTGGCGACGATGGCGATCTTGCCGAGATCTTCGCCGCGTATCCCGCGCACGAGCGCGCCCGTGCCGCCGCCGACATTGCCTTGCGCCAGCACCTGGCCGTCGATCAGCGGGATGGCGTATTTGACGCCGGGCACGCCATTGATGCGGCCGGCGACCTGGGCGTAGTCCTCGAGCGGCGAATCGAGCGGCTGAACGATCAGATGGCCGTTGACGCCGAGGATGCGCGTCAACAGCTCAGCGCGGAACCCGTTCATCACGGCCATGACGACGATCAGCGTCGCCACCCCCAACATGATGCCGAGGAAGGAGATCGAGGCGATGACCGAGATCACCGTCTCCTTGCGCCGCGAACGCAGATAGCGCCAGGCAACTGTGCGCTCGAAGAAGGAGAACGGGCCGGCGCCCGCCGATCTTGTCGCCGCCGCCTCGCTCATGCGGCGACACCGAAGCGTTTTTTCGCATCGGCGATCGGCAGCGTCACGCGCTCGCCGGTCTTGCGATTCTTGATCTCGACCTCGCCGGCAGCCACGCCGCGCGGCCCGACGATCACTTGCCAAGGCAGCCCGATCAGGTCGGCGGTGGCGAACTTGCCGCCCGGCCGCTGGTCGGTGTCGTCGTAAAGCACATCCTTGCCGGCGGCGGTGAAAGCGGCATTGAGCTCGTCGCTGACGCGGTCGCAGTCGGCGTCGCCCACTTTCATGTTGATCAGGCCGATGTCGAACGGCGCCACGGCGTCGGGCCAGATGATGCCGTTCTCGTCATGGCTGGCTTCGATGATCGCGGCGACCAGCCGCGACGGGCCGATGCCGTAGGAACCGCCGGAGGCGAA contains these protein-coding regions:
- a CDS encoding ABC transporter permease, with amino-acid sequence MSEAAATRSAGAGPFSFFERTVAWRYLRSRRKETVISVIASISFLGIMLGVATLIVVMAVMNGFRAELLTRILGVNGHLIVQPLDSPLEDYAQVAGRINGVPGVKYAIPLIDGQVLAQGNVGGGTGALVRGIRGEDLGKIAIVANNIKQGSLAGFDSGEGVAIGKRMAENLGLTLGDTITLISPDGDVTPIGTTPRMKGYKISAIFEVGMSEYDTSIVYMPFSEAQLYFNMDGRAQTIEIYVDNPDNVDVLKPKVEEAAQRPIDMVDWRQRNETFFSALQVERNVMFMILTLIVLVAALNIISGLIMLVKDKGHDIAILRTMGASRGAILRIFLMTGAAIGVTGTLAGVLLGVVICTNIESIRQFFSWMTGKVLFNPELYFLSQLPAKMDPRETTYVIIMALGLSFLATVFPAWRAARLDPVEALRYE